A window of Massilia sp. NR 4-1 genomic DNA:
TGGCCGTGTCGCAGGTGGAAACCCTGCGCAAGATGCTGCTGGCCATGGCCAGCGATATGCGCGTGGTGCTGGTGCGCCTGGCTTCCTGCTGTGCCACGTTGCGCCACTTCGCCGACAACAAGATATTCACGGAAAAGACCCGCGCTTACGGACGCGAAACCCTGGACCTGTACGCGCCGCTGGCCAACCGTCTCGGCATCTGGCAGATCAAGTGGGAGCTGGAGGATCTGGCGTTCCGTCTGATCGAGCCGGAATCGTACAAGCGCATCGCCAAGATGCTCGAAGAGAAGCGCATGATGCGCGAGAGCTTCGTCACTTCGTCCATCGAGCGCTTGCAAAGCGAGCTGAAATCGGCCGGCATCAGCGCCGAAGTATTCGGCCGGCCCAAGCATATCTACAGCATCTGGAACAAGATGCGCGGCAAGGAGCTGGACTTTTCGGAACTGTACGATGTGCGCGCCTTCCGCGTCATCGTGGCCGATGTGAAGACCTGCTATACCGTGCTGGGCGTGGTCCACAATATCTGGACCCCGATCCCGAAAGAATTCGACGATTACATCTCCCGCCCCAAACCGAACGGCTACCAGTCGCTGCACACGGTGGTGATGGCGGAAGACGGCCGCCCGCTGGAAGTGCAGATCCGTACCCAGGAAATGCACAACTTCGCCGAATATGGCGTCGCTGCGCACTGGCGCTACAAGGAGGAGGGCGGTTCCAATTTCGCCGGCCAGAAGTACGACGAGAAAATCGCCTGGCTGCGCCAGCTGCTCGCCTGGAAAACCGAGGTGGCCGACGCCGTCGTCGGCGAGGAGCAGTTGCAGCGCGAATGGGTGGAGAAGCTCAAGGCCGCCGCATTGGACGATCGTATCTTCGTGCTGACGCCGCAGGCGCGCGTGCTGGAGCTGCCGGTCGGCGCCACGCCGATCGACTTCGCCTACCATCTGCATAGCGATGTGGGCCACCGCTGCCGCGGCGCGCGCGTCGATGGCGCGATGGTGCCGCTGAACACGGCTTTGAAGAGCGGGCAGACCTGTGAAATCATCACCGCCAAAGGCGCGCCCGGCACGGCCGGCCCATCGCGCGACTGGCTCAGTCCCGGCTACACCGTCAGCAACCGCACGCGTTCCAAGGTGCGCGCCTGGTTCCACGCCATCGATATGCAGGAAACCCTGTCGCATGGCCGTAGCCTGGTGGAGAAATCGCTGCAGCGCGAAGGCAAGACCGCCGTCAATCTGGAAGCGCTGGCGCAGAAGCTGGGCTTCTCCAAGGTGGACGATCTGTTTCTTGCCTGCGGCAAGGATGAATTCAGCCTGCGCCATGTGGAGCAGGCCTTGCACGACACGGGTGAGGCGGCCGAACCCGAGGATGCCGTCATCCTCAACAAGAGCCGCGCTTCGAGCGTGGAGCAGGGCGCCAAATCGGGCGTGCTGGTGGTCGGCACCGATGGCTTGATGACGCAGCTGGCCAAGTGCTGTAAGCCGGCGCCGCCCGATCCCATCGTCGGTTTCGTCACGCGCGGCAAGGGTGTGTCGATCCACCGCATCACCTGCAAGAACTTCGCCGAGATGCGCAGCAAGGCGCCGGAGCGCGTGATCGTGACCGAGTGGGGCAATACCCGTTCCGACACCGTCTTCCCGGTCGACCTCTTCGTCCTGGCGGGCGACCGCCAAGGTCTGTTGCGCGACATCTCCGAGGTCTTCTCGCGCGAGAAGATCAATGTGATCGGCGTGAACACGCAAAGCGCCAAAGGCCAGGCGCGCATGACCTTCACCGCCGAAATCGGCTCCACCGCGCAGCTGAACAAGGCGCTCGCCGCGATCAGTGAAGTCAGCGGCGTGCTGGAAGCGCGCCGCGCCTGAAGCGCCGCGCTGCAACTGCCGGACTGCGCATCAGGTGCATTGCCACATGTATGCGGTAGTCCGGCAAGGGGCGCAGCTGAAGCCGTAGCAGATGCCGCCGCTGCCCCATAGCCATTCTTCGCCGTCTTCATCCGGCAGTTCGGAATCGAGCTGCATCATGAACTGCATTTTCTCGCCGCAGCAGGGGCAGGACGGGTGGTTCGCACTTTGCACCCAGCACGGAAAGCCGCCCAGGCGATGAAGGTTTTCGCGGCCGTTCGACAGCCCCCAGTCTTGCCAGCGCCAACGGGCGGGCGTGGGCGCCAGCCTGACTTCGCATTGCTTGAGCGGCGTAGCCAGGAACTCGGGCGTGCACTCGCCCTTGTCGAGCGATACCACTGTGCCCGATTCCTCGTGCCGGTAGTGCAGCACCGACTGTTCCATGCCCAGGCAGGAGAGGCAGGTTTCCAGCGAGGCCAATTGCGGCCGTTCGGACAGGCCTATGCGATTTTCCGGCAGCTCTGCCAGGCGATGCAGCTCGCCGCCGCAAAGGCCGCACTGGCCCGATCCCATGCCGCCGAAGCGGTATGCGCCGTCTTCCGCTTCGAGCTGCCAGGTCGGATGAATGCGTGGCAGGTTCCAGCTTTGGCTTCGCGGCTTGAAATGCTTGCGCGGGAAAACAAGATGGAAGGATGCTTCGGCGTACAGCGCATTGCCGCTTTCGGAAAGGCCGATGCCCTCCAGGTAAAGGGCCATCGGATGCCGGGCCGGAATGCTTTGCGCCAGCGCGGCGCAGATATCCAGCGCAGCGGCCTGCCGCGTTTCGAGCAGGCATTCGAAGGCTTGCATGCGCAGCTCCTTATCCGTGCTCGCCTCGGCTTGGGCGGCAAGGTAGGCGACGGCCGATGCGGGTGCTTTGCGCCAGGGCCAGCTGGCGTAATAATTACCTTGGCTGGGCTGCACTTCGAATAGCCGTTCCAGGAAAGGATGCAGCGCCGCCGGCCGTTGCAGGCTGGCGCAGGCGATGAGCGATTCGATGCCTTCGCTCAGATTGTCGCTGTCGAGCGTCGCCACCCATTTGCGCACCAGGCGATCGAGAGCCTCTTCCGATAGATGCGATAGTGCTGCATCCAGACAGGTGCCGCCGTCGTATTCCTTGGCGAGAATGGCGTCCACGAAGCTTTCGATTTCATGCGCGGGACCGCGCAGAAAATCCGGCAGCAGCATATGGGCTTCCTCGCTTGGGAGGGCTGTCGTGCTGAAGCCGCGCAAGATGTCGTCTAAAGAGGGCTGGTACATGGCTCAGTGCTCGCAGCTGCCGTTGATTTCCGCCTGCAGCGTGACGTGGTCGATACTGTGGCTGGCCAGCAGCATGGCCTTGATGGCGGCCAGGATCTGCGGCCATTGCTGCAGGTCGGCGATTTCGACGTGGCCGATCAGGGCAGGGTGGCCGGGCGACATATCCCACACATGCAGGTCGTGCACGGCCAGCACGCCGGGCACGGCTTCCAGGTCGCGGCCCAGTTGCGGATAGTCGATATGGGAAGGCACGCCTTCCATCAGGTGGTGTCCCGATTCGCGCAGCACGGCGATGGTCGATTTCAGGATCAGCAGCGAAACCAGGATCGAGAGCAGCGGGTCGATCTGCATCCAGCCCGTATACATGATGACGCCGCCGGCAAGCAGTGCCGCCACGGAGCCGAGCATATCGCCCATCACATGCACCAGGGCGGCGCGGGTGTTCATATTGTCGCTGTCCTTCGACAGCACAAAGGCCACCACCAGATTGATCGCCAGGCCGATGGCGGCCACCACCAGCACCATGCCGCCTTGCACTGGCTGCGGCTGCGCGAAGCGCTGTATGGCTTCAAACACGATCCAGCCCACCACGGCCAGCATGGCCAGGCCGTTGACGAAAGCGGCCAGCGCTTCGGCGCGGCCGAAGCCGAAGGAGTAATTGGAGGAAGGGCGGCGCTTGGCGATCAGCTGCGCCAGCAGGGCCAGGCCGAGCGAGGCGGCGTCCGTCACCATATGGCCGGCATCGGAGATCAGTGCCAGCGAATTGGAAGCGAAGCCGGCCAGCACTTCGATCACGGCGAAACCCAGCGTCATGAAGAGGGCGATGGCCAGCGCGTTCTGGCTGCGTTTCTCGCTGAAGTGGGCGTGTTTGGCATCGCCGTCGCGGTGGGCGTGCAGGTGCTCGGTAGTGGCTGTAGTCTTGGTTTGCATAGTGCTCCATTGTGTGCGCTGAATATAGCATAGCGCTACATGCAATGTTTTCTTGGGAAAACACTTGTAATTCGTGGAGCCGCTCTCTATAATGCGAGTCCTCGGGCGGTTAGTTCAGCTGGTTAGAATACTTGGTCGACATCCAAGGGGTCGCAGATTCGAATTCTGCACCGCCCACCAGAACATGTAGTAAGATAGCAATTCAAAGACAACGGGCGGTTAGTTCAGCTGGTTAGAATACTTGGTCGACATCCAAGGGGTCGCAGATTCGAATTCTGCACCGCCCACCAGACACTGTAAGAGCGAGAAAGGCAAACCGGTTATGACACCGCGAACTACCACCAAGGTATGTGAGTGACGCTAGTCGACCGGCTTTCTTTTGCTTTGTCAATTTGAAGAAAAACGCGGCTAGTCCGCGTTTTTTTTCGTCCGCAATTCCTGCATTTCATTTTTAGTACTACTTTTAACCGGCCCTTGTGCCGATTGGAGATCATGATGGTATCAGTCCGACTTCCCGATGGTTCCGTGCGCCAGTTCGATGCGCCAGTCACGGTGGCCCAGGTGGCCTCCAATATCAGCACCAGCCTGGCCAAGGCCGCGCTGGCCGGTAAGGTGGATGGCAAGGTGGTCGATACCTCCTTCCTGATCGAGAAGGATTCGGACATCGCCATCATCACCGACAAGGACGCCGATGGCCTGGACGTGATCCGCCACTCGACCGCCCACTTGCTGGCTTACGCCGTGAAGGAGCTGTATCCGGATGCGCAAGTGACCATCGGTCCGGTCATCGAAAACGGCTTCTACTATGACTTCTCCTACAAGCGTCCTTTCACCCCGGACGACCTGGCGGCGATCGAGAAGAAGATGCAGGAACTGGCCAGGAAGGACGAGCAGGTAACGCGCAAAGTGCTGCCGCGCGACGAAGCCGTGGCCTACTTCAAATCCATCAACGAGCATTACAAGGCCGAGATCATCGCCTCCATCCCGTCCAACGAGGATGTGTCGCTCTACACCGAAGGCAGCTTCACCGACTTGTGCCGCGGCCCGCACGTGCCGTCGACCGGCAAGCTGAAAGTATTCAAGCTGATGAAGCTGGCCGGCGCTTACTGGCGCGGCGACTCCAAGAATGAAATGCTGCAGCGCGTGTACGGCACCGCCTGGGCCAAGAAGGAAGACCAGGAGCAGTACCTGCACATGCTGGAAGAGGCCGAGAAGCGAGACCACCGCAAGCTGGGCAAGCAGCTCGACCTGTTCCACTTCCAGGACGAGGCGCCGGGCCTGATCTTCTGGCACCCGAAAGGCTGGACCATCTGGCAGCAGGTGGAGCAGCATATGCGCGAAAAATACCGCGTCAACGGCTACCAGGAAGTGAAGGCGCCGCAGATTCTCGACCATACGCTGTGGGAGAAAACCGGCCACTGGGGCAACTACCGCGAAAACATGTTCACCACGGATTCGGAAAGCCGCACCTACGCGCTGAAGCCGATGAACTGCCCGGGCCACATCCAGATCTACAACGCCGGCCTGCATTCCTACCGCGACCTGCCGCTGCGCTTCGGCGAGTTCGGCCAGTGCCACCGCAACGAGCCTTCGGGCGCGCTGCACGGCGTGATGCGCGTGCGCGGCTTCACCCAGGACGATGGCCATATCTTCTGTACCGAAGCACAGATCGAAGCCGAAGTGACGGCCTTCCACGGCCAGGCCATGGAAGTCTATAAGGAATTCGGCTTCAGCAATATCGACGTCAAGATCGCCCTGC
This region includes:
- a CDS encoding bifunctional (p)ppGpp synthetase/guanosine-3',5'-bis(diphosphate) 3'-pyrophosphohydrolase, with amino-acid sequence MVSIAALNSATSDQLVQGLSADDGARVLAALDYASEVYAGKTALSGENAFDFAVGVAGTLAFLRTDAETRIAGLMFELTLLDADQAPTIEPRFGKEVNELVTGVRQLIRLRELTQAQSSGPGRGKNAAQLAVSQVETLRKMLLAMASDMRVVLVRLASCCATLRHFADNKIFTEKTRAYGRETLDLYAPLANRLGIWQIKWELEDLAFRLIEPESYKRIAKMLEEKRMMRESFVTSSIERLQSELKSAGISAEVFGRPKHIYSIWNKMRGKELDFSELYDVRAFRVIVADVKTCYTVLGVVHNIWTPIPKEFDDYISRPKPNGYQSLHTVVMAEDGRPLEVQIRTQEMHNFAEYGVAAHWRYKEEGGSNFAGQKYDEKIAWLRQLLAWKTEVADAVVGEEQLQREWVEKLKAAALDDRIFVLTPQARVLELPVGATPIDFAYHLHSDVGHRCRGARVDGAMVPLNTALKSGQTCEIITAKGAPGTAGPSRDWLSPGYTVSNRTRSKVRAWFHAIDMQETLSHGRSLVEKSLQREGKTAVNLEALAQKLGFSKVDDLFLACGKDEFSLRHVEQALHDTGEAAEPEDAVILNKSRASSVEQGAKSGVLVVGTDGLMTQLAKCCKPAPPDPIVGFVTRGKGVSIHRITCKNFAEMRSKAPERVIVTEWGNTRSDTVFPVDLFVLAGDRQGLLRDISEVFSREKINVIGVNTQSAKGQARMTFTAEIGSTAQLNKALAAISEVSGVLEARRA
- the thrS gene encoding threonine--tRNA ligase, yielding MVSVRLPDGSVRQFDAPVTVAQVASNISTSLAKAALAGKVDGKVVDTSFLIEKDSDIAIITDKDADGLDVIRHSTAHLLAYAVKELYPDAQVTIGPVIENGFYYDFSYKRPFTPDDLAAIEKKMQELARKDEQVTRKVLPRDEAVAYFKSINEHYKAEIIASIPSNEDVSLYTEGSFTDLCRGPHVPSTGKLKVFKLMKLAGAYWRGDSKNEMLQRVYGTAWAKKEDQEQYLHMLEEAEKRDHRKLGKQLDLFHFQDEAPGLIFWHPKGWTIWQQVEQHMREKYRVNGYQEVKAPQILDHTLWEKTGHWGNYRENMFTTDSESRTYALKPMNCPGHIQIYNAGLHSYRDLPLRFGEFGQCHRNEPSGALHGVMRVRGFTQDDGHIFCTEAQIEAEVTAFHGQAMEVYKEFGFSNIDVKIALRPDNRIGTDEVWDAAEEALRSALRSCGVEWAELPGEGAFYGPKIEYHLKDSLGRPWQVGTMQVDFFMPERLDAEYVDVDNTRKTPVMLHRAIVGSLERFIGILIENYAGAMPMWLAPVQVSILNISDAQAEYATELAAKLRKLGFRVQADLRNEKITYKIREHSVQKLPYILVIGDKERDANTVAVRARGNVDLGVMSIDALVERLQQDVATKA
- a CDS encoding cation diffusion facilitator family transporter; this encodes MQTKTTATTEHLHAHRDGDAKHAHFSEKRSQNALAIALFMTLGFAVIEVLAGFASNSLALISDAGHMVTDAASLGLALLAQLIAKRRPSSNYSFGFGRAEALAAFVNGLAMLAVVGWIVFEAIQRFAQPQPVQGGMVLVVAAIGLAINLVVAFVLSKDSDNMNTRAALVHVMGDMLGSVAALLAGGVIMYTGWMQIDPLLSILVSLLILKSTIAVLRESGHHLMEGVPSHIDYPQLGRDLEAVPGVLAVHDLHVWDMSPGHPALIGHVEIADLQQWPQILAAIKAMLLASHSIDHVTLQAEINGSCEH